The Salvia miltiorrhiza cultivar Shanhuang (shh) chromosome 2, IMPLAD_Smil_shh, whole genome shotgun sequence DNA window ACTGAAGCAGTGAAAGAAGGTATATGGCTGAGAGGTATGCTATCTGAGTTAGGCATTAATCAACAGGTAGTCTCTATTCTTTGTGATAATCAAAGTGCCATTCATCTTGTTAAACATCAATCTTTTCATGAGAGGTCTAAACATATAGATGTTAGATTTCATTTTGTTAGGGATTTAGTTGAAAAATGTGAAGTTGTGATAGAGAAAGTGTCAACTGATGATAATGCTTCAGATATGCTTACCAAATCTTTACCAACTGTTAAGTTCCAAAAGTGTTGTTCTTTGATTGGTATGAGCTCTCTTGAGAAGAGCAAGTTGTTTGTCTAATCCATGCAGGTAGCTCGGTGTATTCTAATTGTATTAGATAAGGTGGAGAATTGTGAGTAAAGTATCTACATACAATTAGTCTatacgatttctctgctctgactctgatttctctggcgatgcatttcgctgctctgactctgATTTATCTGGCGAtgcatttcgctgctctggcattcgattcctctggcgtcttgatttctctgctctggcttttctcccctctgactGGTAGAATATGCAAGGGTGTTTAGTCTATAGCTGAGGGATCAGTTAGCAAATATGCAAGAGTTAAGGGAGTTCAGTTTTAGGTTGATAAAATTAGTTAAAACAGATACAACGGATCTGTTCCTTCATTCCAGAAGTCAGCGCGCAGCTCAAATCTTCTCAACTGCTATTTCTCTTGTTTAAATACCTAGATTAGTTGTTGAGTTGTTGCTTAAGAATTTCCATTACTGTAAACTAGTTGAGAGTGAGGATACatagcaatcttgatagatttgtaggctatacacttcttctagtgttgagagttctcaattataattgtaaagttcttgagtgttcatagtgaaatagagTGGTTCGTTTAttctccgtggatgtaggattgaaaaatccgaaccacgtaaatcttgtttgtgttcatttcttttctgttcttgctGCGTTGATCATCTTTCAAGAAATTCCACAACacgcattattactaaataataccaaacactagactgatctgtactaaattagctaatacagtgtattagtcaatatcaaacacgcccagtataaaagaaaaaagttatGCATGTTAATTACAATTTAATTACTATATTACATCTATTGGCTAATTATAGTTAATTGATaaatacaaattcaaaattctaatcatcattttttgGTGTTTTCAAACATAGGATAAAGAATCTAGGACGCATGCAAGCATCATTCTCCATCAACTGATGCACGAAAAAAATTGAGATAATTATAAGTGTTTAATTGGATTGATTCTCTATTGAATACTGAAATAACGCAAGAGAAAGGATACAAACTCTGTTTATAATCAAAATCCAACTAGAGATACATAAAGAAATCTTCTATGTGGACTAACTAAATAGACCAAGCCCATACTGTTATAAGTTCTTTCAAAGTGTGTGGCAAAATAAGCttttaaacagcttataagctgtaaaaataagctccaagagcttataaactccccaaaaaataagttcctctaccccaatttattttatcattatcttaattataacactcatttaataaaaataactcaaactcaactatgattttttattttcatcatatatcattctagttttatgttttttcaattttctctctctatcaaaatttttctcacaCTAACTAAAATTTCTCTTtctatcttataagctcttaagaaactgtacatcttataagctcattaaaataagcttaagcttagtcaaacaccctGTAAAGCAAGAGTTAGGCATAACAAATAAAAGATGTGCTTATTCTCGTCGGCATCCAAATTATTCAAATGAAGCATCATCTCCAAAAGAATTATGAGTCGCAAACGAAAAACATCGGCTGTGACTTTGTATTTCACATTATTCCTTTCACaactaaaatcaataaatacacATTAGGACTTTGTGGATGCCTAGAGAAACAAGGACGATGTTTTACATCATCTGGTAAAGTTTTATGTTAGCAAAATAGATGAATTGCGAAAGGATTCTATTGTATCTTCATGTGAAGCACTGAACAACATTGACCAAAGCCAAGGATTTGTTGTCAGAGATCATCATACAGACGTAGCAAGACTCTGCGTCATGTGTAATTTCGTTGATTCTCTATTGAATATCCAAATAATACAACAAACactaattcttttatttatccATATCCAACTGTACacacataaaaaaaatcttctaTATATAGACTAACTAAATAAGCTAGGCCCGTAAACTAAAACAAGagatataattaaataactaaaataaaCTAATTCGTGTTTATACCTTTTTCCATTAATCTATTAGAATTCAACTTTcacatgattatttttttacaaataacattttaatttaatattaatttcctgccaaacaaataaaataaaaggtaCATATTTaaacaaaacaataattaattgaatttacCCCAATCTCCATTGGTACGATCGATGTTAGAGAAAAAgtcataattaaatttaaaattttattatctgCAATCGAATttacaattaattatatagtTAATGCGCaaaacaacatcaaattttcccttcaccttcttttttttttttttttttttttttaaaggcgGAAGACGTGTGATTTTATTACTCAACgtcaattaattatataatgcgtaaaacaacatcaaatttctccttcacttttttttttttttttttttttttgaggtggaAGATGTGTGATTTTATTACTGAACGCCATTCCGTAAAATAACCCCATCACCTTAATTGTGGTATTAATAGTTGTCCATTGAAATATGAAAACAATAAGATTAGTACTACGTgtcaatatatatatccaaaGAATAATTAGGCAGTATTTAGTCaacttatattattttttaaatcatagTCAACTCATATTCTTAAGTTAACGCATTGATAGAAGATAAtaaatgtcaaatttatatatcGTCTGTGTGAACATAAATGAGACGTGTGCATCGGAGTTGGTCAATTCCACGTGTTAAATTGTCATGTATTCCCTCCGTTCCGCAAAACTTGAGCAATATACATTTTCAATTTGAATTGTCCTGCAAAGCTTGTGTTAGGAAATTAGAAGAAATATCTACCATTTATTTTGATGATTCTAAAATCCCTAGATActattgtaatagactagaatcttTTTGAACTCAACTGTTGGAGTTCATTTATCTAGTATAGACTGAAGACCAAAGCGCTGAAGTCGCAAGAACTGAAAACACAAGTACTGAAGACGGTGCTTTGGATACTGAAGATCAAAGCACCAATGTTTGAAGGACTGAAGAGAAACAACTGAAAGCCGAAGAACTGAAGTCTTGAAGACTAAAGTATGAAGGATTGAAGTGCACCTGAATTAAATGCTGAAGTACAAGTGTAAGGGAAACACTTCAGTACACCTGATTAGTCGAGGAGCATTCAATACAACTGAAGAGAATGTTCAGATTAGAAACCTCGAACTGCTAATGCATGATGCAGACTGAAGTTTGAGTTAAGCACAACACAATCAGTGTTATCAAAGGACAACTTCAATGCTTCCAGTACACGCTGCATTTAATGCAAGGATATGGTGAATCGTCCTTCAACCTGCAGAGTTTTCCTTTCCATGTTACCTTGCACTGTAACACCATATCCTAAGCTCAGAAAAGCCATGCCTCTTTCGGCGTAAAGGAAATAGAGGACGAAGACTTTAGCAGAATTTGAATTAACAAGTCAAACGACAGAAAAGATCGAAGGATCTcatccaacggatctattccttctatttgcctataaatagagctcaagacTCAATCTTCGACCACCGATTCAAGAACTTACGATGAAGCTCTGCCGAACTCAAGACTCAGCTTACACTTAAACAAAATctttgaatcgaagaaaagaaTACCTATTGTCAAATATCAGACCACCTGATATACAAAAATTCTCTTCGAACCTTCTAGGCACATTTTCATTATCCTAAGCCTAGATAGTGATTActcgagagcctgttctcagtaatccaTAGTTGGAGTGTTCAACCACCCTTTTTCTACCAAAGTTAGAAGATTgattgagatagagagagttcGAAACGTCATTATGAACTCAGAGATTCTTAACCACCGTAAGCTAGACGCATGTTGTCTCAGCACTCGAGTTAAGAAAGAGCGAgaagtccaacccagtgtgttggctcTGAAACTTGTGTTTCAGAAGTAAGGTTTGccgtgcacccgtaagcacaagccctgTGATTTGTCAATGTGATCGACTGAccgaggatgtaggaaattcttttccgaaccacgtaaaactctTTGCGTTCTTATTTCTTTCAGTTTCTACTTGCTCTTAACTGTGAACAAACCTTTATCCATACAAAAACTGTTAATGtgaaaagagaaaccctaaGAACTTGCAAAGTATTTCACTTAAAGGCTATTTCGTAAAATCGTTTCCGCTGAAAGTGTTTCAATCTAACTAATAAATTTTCGGATACTTAGTAAAATTTCTAACACTCATCTGAATTTATAAAACTGATTTGACTGAAGCCATACTTGAACTATCAGTGAGTCGACTAGTTCCTCACACTGAATTTAACCTACTGAAATAACATCAGTATCAGTTTACACCTCTTTCAACTGATCTCGCTTTACACTGTACTTTTCAGTCAACACACTTTAGTATCAGTTTCGATACTTACATCAGTTTGAAAAAGACGTTTCAAAgttctaattttttaaaaatagcctactcGTGTATTACCCCCCCCTCCCCCTATACACCAGTTCAGTATCAATAAGGGACCCAACAATTGGTGTAAAATAGATTAGGGTTATATTTATATGGACTTTCATTAGATAATTAATCTAATGTTAATTTTAATCTATAACAAAAATGTGTCATGTTACTTGGAACAAcctaaaaaagaaattatttctaaaataatgGGATGGcgggagtataatttaatattacTCGTTATTTTATGTAACTATAACGACTCACATGCACGTGGTAGTGTTACTAGTACAAATTAaataggagaaaatgaaaaataaaataaaaaggctcaTGGGCTCTTTCCATTGAATGAGATTGGCGCAGCAGTTTGAGAATGGTCATCCTCCAAAACTTGTTGAGCTTTAATTTGAGTTTCTTGATTTTTGCCCCACAAGAAACAATAGAGCCCAGCCACAAGCAGCCCACATCCCAAAATACTGCAACACATCCAAACTTAGGATTAGGGTTGGGCGCAAAATATCTTGAATCTGAATGACCAAATCTAATCAAATCCAAATATTGAATTTGGTTagattttttttccaatttttttggttcaatttgattttttttttcaatatttggaGAAATTCAATTTGGTAATTCAGAACTGAACAAAATCgaaattagaaatatatataataattaatcttcatttaaattaatctcatttttactcttttaatttaaaaatcaacatttcattaaagtaaaaaattcaacattacattaattaaaataaaataaaatacttaattaaaatataataataaaaataaaaattacactaATTTTCTAGGACTCAATCGAGCCAAAATGAGACCAAATGTGAATAAAAATGTGAAGAATAAGGATATAtagatattaatttttttttaaaatgaaaaattaaaggAGCTGTTGATTTCCAACGGTCATTCTCACTCCAGCCAAcaactctttttcctttaattaatcagattttattttttattttttaatttcgggCGCAAACCTCCAGGCTCCCGCCAACGGTCATGAAATGCACTCAAACTCCCTTCTCTCGCCTTCGTGCCTCGCCACTATGGCAGCCCGCCCTCTGATAGGTGCCAGCTTGAGTCGACACCTACAGCTATGGTTGGAGGtgctcttataagctcttggagcttatttttacaacttataaTTAAGCTCTTTGAGAACTTATTTTggcaaacactttgaaggagcttataaactgcttataggctattttaaagagcttataagtagggatgtcaatccagtcTGAAACccatgggctggcccgattaacccgtcAATCCAAGAGGGTtaaggttgaaaattttcaattcgATAAAAAATACAACCCGACTAACCCGTAACCTATTAACCCGGCACCCGATAGGGtcggcccgactaacccgatgggctagcccaaaACCCAAAAACTTGACATAAAATTTttagatataaaatttaaaaaatgtcaaaatattataaagtctcataatttcacttttatgtatttttaagaTACTTTGATTCTATGAGTTCAAattattgttggatattttattattttttctttaacaatgttgaacattttattgttaccaacttattttatatgttagtaTTGATTTTTGTtcttcaatatcttatatttttgcttttcatgcttgctatataatttatatctttgatttctatgtatcttttatacattatacattagatcataaaaaataacaaaatacaaataattattttatttttacgcctataacctgattagcccgatgggctagcccaaaatccgaacgtttagggttagggttgaaaatttataacccgataaaattttcaacccgattagcccgcacccgattaactcGAAACCCGATAGAGTTGACCCAAAatccggtgggctggcccgattgacatccctacttataagctcagccaaaaaCCCTCTTAATCTGATATGCTGAGAAATCTGCGAGAAAGTCACCGCCGTCGAGCCGGAGTACATCGTTGTAAACTCAGCGCATCACATTGATCTACTAGTCCTCGCCACCTAATTCGACAACTACGTCGGCATGGCTGTGGCGGTATAGACGCATGTTGAATTAAAAAGAGGCGACGAATTCCAGAATCACTATCTAGTTGATGGGCGACGTGATCAGAAACAAAGTGAACAAGAAGGGCGAATTCCGCAGAGACGCTGACATCCAACATCATTAAAAATAGTTCAAATCGAATTGACATGGTGGACTTTTTCTGAAACGATGGGCTTAAGTTGGGACAATTTCAAAAAACTCCCAATTGGCAGAGCCATAAATTCTTACTAGGGGACTGAATTTGTATGAGATAGCCCTCGAGCCAAACTTTTTGGGCAATCTATAccgtttattttttaaatttaaaaaacaaacataatgtaattaaaataaacactATTTTCATACATTAAATAGATCAAATACACTACAAATAACCTGAGAATTGATACTTGgtgagataattttttttgaaaatattgcAAGATCTTCTCATTAACAATTATTGAGAAAATCTATACAACTAAATTGTCATTCATTCACTCATTTCGCATACAATTTTGCAAATCACTCTTGAGAATCTATATTGTAGAAAATACTCTCTCAGCAGAAACAGTAATTGTGGGTAAAATAAATGTCAACACAATCATTCgataaattaattgaaaaattaaataattgtcACTTTTAACCATTTCATGAGCAAATCTTTCCAAATTGTTAATTGTGGTAATGCTctaaggaggtgattggtatgatggaatggaatgagggtggaatggaatggaggtaggaatggaatgaagggaGGAAAGGAATGACAAACCTTGGTGATTCCTTTGCTTGGTATGCACAAGGAATACAAAAGGAATGGAATTgtaattccttgtttgattccattcctatgattggtatctaaaaataaattttaggaatggaatgaaattattttgttttgctaAATTAACATTTACATCATAATTTATCAAATTGGCATTATTTTGCATCTCTCTTCCACctctattttgtgttatatttgtagggacaatccaaaatatgCACTGGggtaaaatcgaaaagaaaaaaaaagaatattaatcaatttttttttaaaaaaaaactgactTATTTTCCATGCATATTACTACTACACAGAAACATGCacccgaaaaaaaaattaaatttttcttgccacccaccaccccaccccccaccctaccccctatctttttttttttttttttaatttttctcgtcacccccacccacccccaacccccgtcccccaaatttttgtttattttactcaCCACCCCCACAcctcccctcccctccccccccccccctcaatttatttttttattttctaaaaaaaatctcgccacccccacccacctccCACtaacccccctccccctccccctccccccgtacctcccaatttttttagggtaaatttggtttagaacattaataaattttcaaattttggtttttcccacaaactttcattcttgtttcaaaatacataataaataactttttttgaaattttccatAGTGTGATTTTTCggcgaattttttaaatgacgtggcgccgaacttgaatgatgtggcatatttaagggttaagtaccacttTCCCCCTCGACGTTGACACCCCTGTCACATTTAACACCCTAACGTCAGGGTTGACGTTGTTTACCTACCTCAACGTTTCAAAACTAAAGCAAAATGCCTCCACGTTTTAAAGGCCGCCCCAAGCGCTGCTCTAATGGGATCAATCACCGTTAAAACGCAGGGGGCAATTCGATTGTCATGTCACataattttcatgtaattacattgtattgccacgttatttaaattttttatcaaaatatgtcatcgtgggaaattccaaaaaaaaatgatttatcatgaattttgaaacaagaatgaaagattgtgggaaaaactaaaatttaaaaatttattatgattttataccaaatttccTAAGAATTGGATCTTCTTGAGTTGCAATACCAATGGGGCATGTATCTTTGTCGCATTTCTGCATCATGAAggatgggtggggtggggtgggggtggcgagtaaaataaataaataaaaaattgggggtggagggtgggggggtggggtggtgagaaaaataaaaaaaataaaaaaatattttttttgggggggggggggagagggggctggggtggggttggggatgagggtgcaaaatatataagagtaattttgtcaaaacctaaatttaggtggaattagaaatggaatggaatgggtaATACCATGTTGGAGGGAAGGAATGATGATTCCTATATGTAAAGGAATGATGATTCCCTtaagaatggtgattcctaaaataaaactataccaagcataggaatggaatggaggtaggaatcaccattccattcccacctccattccaccataccaatcacctcctaaaTGTTTTAGAAGCTGGTGAGTGACGGGTCCTCTTATGTTCCACCTCTTTTTTTTAGTTCAAttacatattattaaaaaaattgaaaaattagaGGTTGGCTTTAGACCACCCTAGCCTCCATGTGGCTCTGCCTCTGATCGATTGGTCAAAAAGTGATGTTTACTAATTTTGTTTCAGAATTTTTGGGCTTATTTGCTTCaaattttgattataaaatttcTATCTACTTCCAAACCCGGCTTAGCAATAACCTAATGAAGCTAGTTTGGAGACCCACTATAAAGTGAAGTCGTATTCTATCGCATATTACAAATTGTCATCATATATATTGTGGTTGCATGCATGTATTTATTGAATTTCTTAAATGTGCTACATGagaaataatagtatttttggAAATGAAGATATGAAGTTGAAAAGAGAAATTCACTAACCTCCCCCAATGAAGAGCTTCGTTGAGGAAAAAAGCTGATAAGAAGGCCGAAATAACGAGCGCCAACGGGTTGAAAATGGCGGTAAAAACAGGACCTTTTTTCTCAATAACCCAAGCTTGCAACCCATAACTCATCCCTGACACTATCACGCCCtgcaaattctcattttgcagaACTAATTAATGAAGCTATATATAAACAATTAAGAGATAGATTTGGAAGTTAAGTTGACATACAGAATAGGCGACGGATAAGAGATGAATATCCCATCGAAGCTTCCACGCAGATGGATGCCTTTCCACCGCGACAACGTAGAGTGTTGCCGATAGGCAGCTGAAGCCACACTGCAGAATGGTGAGCCTGAATTTGCCTGGATATTGTTTGAGGAGTGGAGCTTGCATAGTCAACCACATAGCGTAGACGAGTTGGCCAGTGATGGCGAGGAAAGCGCCCACAATCCACTGGTGTTTTGAGTGAGGCTTATCGTCCAAGGGGTGGTGGGCCGTTGAAGTGTGGTAGAGCGCGTGGCCTTTGTAAAAGGTGAAGGCCATCGCTCCGGACAGGCTAACTATGCTTCCTAATACCTTAGTTACTCCATGCCATGTGCGTATGTCCAAGCTTTCAATCCtacatttttataaaaattagtttCTCTATTCATCAACATGTTATCATAGATTTCAAATTTGAAGATGAGATCGTTTAACTTGcaacataaataattatttatatcattaatttttaattattagggttGGAATCTCATAATTTTGGTATAATTTTTGAAAGCTTTAATTTTTGGTAAAAAGAACAGGGGGTGTTGGCGCGATTTTATTCGGTGTGGCACTAAAATTAAACTACAAATGCATGCGATTGATTTTGATTAATCTAATCCGGCCAATTGTATTAGTACAAAAATGAAACCAAAATAAACATGTCCTAATAGAGTTTGGTacgatttaattaattaattatatatgcaaCACAATGAATGGTGAGACAAGTGATCCGACCCGAATAAAGGTTTCTATGACCCGTGAAGTGgcatttcaattaatttaatgaatttaaacttaatcaaAAGAAAATGGCATTGAAAGAAACAGAAAAGAAGAAAACCAAACAAAAGTTGTTGTAGTGGAAGTGTTTCTTCTCACTAATTATTAATTTCACACAGCCACACGATAGCTTTAGAGTTGGGATAATACTTATCTATTCTATATAGTTTCGTTTTAATTTAATGATTTACCTTAAACAAACGGCCATGATAAAGACGAAAGCAGGAACAATGCTGAAAGTAGCTGTACCGAATGTTGCCGAAATATACTCCAATCCTGCTAAACTCAGATTGAAACTCAACGCCAATCTGCCCAACAATCACTCAGTCTCACATACACTAATTATGTATACAATtaatttcatccaaaaaataataatgaagaCGAAAATTACAATCATAATATAGTACCCAAATGAAGAAACAAAGAAAATCTTGCATAACCCACTCCATGTAAGAGGAGGAGACCCCTTGCTGCAGATCAAATCCATTATTATTGcgggaaaaaaaaagagattaaAAATGTTAATGGTGGAATTGAAATCGAAATGAAACctggtgaagaagaagaaggcgaagGGGAGCAAAGTGAAGAAGGCGAATGCCTGTCGGTAGGCGACGAAGATGGAAGGCTTCATCCCTGCAGACATAGCTGCCTTTGACAACACAAGCATGCCTGCGAAGCTGCATTGTATCACTACCACTGCAATGTATGCCTTCTCTTCCTCCATGCCTTTACTATTTTTGCTTTctgtcttttttctttctttttgcagTTTATATAGTATTGATCATCAACTATGTACCTTTTGTGTAATGTGTGTCGATTAATAACCCACTTTCTCAATTTAATTCAAATATTCTATGTATAATAAATAATCGCCTTGGGTCGTACGTGATCATCAATGAAATTATTGACCCGCCATTTTCTTAAATCTATATACTCCAATAATCCATAGTCTACTTccataatatattaaaaagataattttaaatttgaaatcaatctcAAAATTAAGTGGTTATTTTGTGGTTATAAAAAAAcggaaggtttatttataaactggTACCCCTTCCTGTGCGATGCATGGGCCATGATTTGTtttatatttgtttttatttttatattatgtaAAACTGCCATAATATCATTATTTACACAAATAATGTAtacttttttgaaaaattattagTTATTTCATACGTTTTCATGTACCTATCATTTCTTAAGtcaattttcacattaaatattttcatgCAAATATTAATGAAGTAAgaaaattttcatttctcaagTCAATTAGATTACTATAATCTTTCTGAAAATGTAAAAATCACAAATCTATTTATTCTTACGAAAAGGACATCATCAAGATTTTTTCAAATTACAAACatgaataagaaaataaaacaatCCAATTTAGATATATTTCAACACTATTAAgctactctaaaaaaaattcaaatttaataaaaaatattttcaatattaGTCATTGTTTAGCAACGTTGCAAACTACCACTTCCACCAAAGGATGTCCAATTAGCTTGAAATAAAGGTTTTACGTTATGTACGTCTCTCTTGTCCAGCATAAAACATACAAATTTATCTTTTCCAGTAGTATCATTATGAGCATAATTGATCTTTaccaaaaaaaacaaataaatcacatattcATGGTGTAGATTTAAGAATCTAGAATAATGTCATAGTTGCATAGAAATTTATTAAATGAAAATATCTCAAGTGTAAGAAGCCagaaaaattgataaaaaaaaatttgtgaatCATGTGTAATTGTTTGCAAATTTGGACATAAATTCCTATCAAAATAAAACGAGTTTGAAACATATGATTCAACTGTAAGCATACCTGAAAAATACAATATGAggtcattaaattaatatatgctCAACACTTTGCATACTATGATGCAGATATATATATCTCTCCAAGGCGAACCACTCCAGCGATGGAAGTTAGAAACAATTTCATTGTTCCAATGGAAAATGAGAAGAAACTCTCAAAAATTTTAGTAAACGATCAGAAATTAATTTAGTTTAACTTGTGTAATTCAATCGGCAACAATAAACGTGGTTCTTGCTTCAGATACATTCGTGATTTAGCAGGGCTATCTTGCAATGTAAATGGATTATAATATTAATGGAGTCATTTTAGATTTGCAGGGCTAAAATAGAAATGTGTCCATGTTACTTGGAACAATCTAAAAAGGAAATTATTTCTAagataatgggacggagggagtacaatttaatattacttattattttatgtaacTATAACGACACACGTGCATCACACGAGGTGGTAGTGTTATACTAGTACAAATTAAataagagaaaatgaaaaaaaatgttcATGGGCTCTTTCCATTGAATGAAATTGGCGCACTAGTCTGAGAATGGTCATCATCTAAAATATGTTGAGCTTTAATACGAGCTTCTTGATTTTTGCCCCACAAGAAACAATATAGCCCAGCCACAAGCAGCCCACAACCCAAAATACTGCAACACATCCAAACTTAGGATTAGGAGTGGGTAAAATATCTTGAATCTGAATGACCAAATGTAATCAAATCGAAATATTGAATTTGGTTagattttttttccaattt harbors:
- the LOC131011741 gene encoding WAT1-related protein At1g43650-like isoform X2, which produces MEEEKAYIAVVVIQCSFAGMLVLSKAAMSAGMKPSIFVAYRQAFAFFTLLPFAFFFFTSKGSPPLTWSGLCKIFFVSSFGLALSFNLSLAGLEYISATFGTATFSIVPAFVFIMAVCLRIESLDIRTWHGVTKVLGSIVSLSGAMAFTFYKGHALYHTSTAHHPLDDKPHSKHQWIVGAFLAITGQLVYAMWLTMQAPLLKQYPGKFRLTILQCGFSCLSATLYVVAVERHPSAWKLRWDIHLLSVAYSGVIVSGMSYGLQAWVIEKKGPVFTAIFNPLALVISAFLSAFFLNEALHWGSILGCGLLVAGLYCFLWGKNQETQIKAQQVLEDDHSQTAAPISFNGKSP
- the LOC131011741 gene encoding WAT1-related protein At1g43650-like isoform X1 → MEEEKAYIAVVVIQCSFAGMLVLSKAAMSAGMKPSIFVAYRQAFAFFTLLPFAFFFFTSKGSPPLTWSGLCKIFFVSSFGLALSFNLSLAGLEYISATFGTATFSIVPAFVFIMAVCLRIESLDIRTWHGVTKVLGSIVSLSGAMAFTFYKGHALYHTSTAHHPLDDKPHSKHQWIVGAFLAITGQLVYAMWLTMQAPLLKQYPGKFRLTILQCGFSCLSATLYVVAVERHPSAWKLRWDIHLLSVAYSGVIVSGMSYGLQAWVIEKKGPVFTAIFNPLALVISAFLSAFFLNEALHWGSVSAEFALLVHFVSDHVAHQLDSDSGIRRLFLIQHASIPPQPCRRSCRIRWRGLVDQCDALSLQRCTPARRR
- the LOC131011741 gene encoding WAT1-related protein At1g43650-like isoform X3 — encoded protein: MEEEKAYIAVVVIQCSFAGMLVLSKAAMSAGMKPSIFVAYRQAFAFFTLLPFAFFFFTSKGSPPLTWSGLCKIFFVSSFGLALSFNLSLAGLEYISATFGTATFSIVPAFVFIMAVCLRIESLDIRTWHGVTKVLGSIVSLSGAMAFTFYKGHALYHTSTAHHPLDDKPHSKHQWIVGAFLAITGQLVYAMWLTMQAPLLKQYPGKFRLTILQCGFSCLSATLYVVAVERHPSAWKLRWDIHLLSVAYSGVIVSGMSYGLQAWVIEKKGPVFTAIFNPLALVISAFLSAFFLNEALHWGSHADVVVELGGED